A single Mytilus trossulus isolate FHL-02 chromosome 12, PNRI_Mtr1.1.1.hap1, whole genome shotgun sequence DNA region contains:
- the LOC134692392 gene encoding complement C1q tumor necrosis factor-related protein 6-like, translated as MSKFLVFLVLISIITLCHAENTAKEISEIFRRLEHVESKVNTLEAENEHLRNENVHIKRILKEYILLHDRTDGVRDNNVNFLSSNDHSNHTIFSKENATKEETSTYFRTQFAFKETKRASIIKRLLLDTPTSTTPPMKVAFAAGLSTTINSLGSHQAIEYDEVITNEGNAYDARHGHFIAPMKGMYLISATITAATGKYVALELVKNGQRTAVMFADSRSASHYSSQSRTLPYVLEQGDMVWLRTYPGYSSHELEGSTHSFYNCFAAVLLFLM; from the exons ATGTCTAAGTTTTTGGTTTTCCTTGTTCTAATTTCAATTATAACCTTATGCCATGCAGAAAATACTGCAAAagaaatttctgaaatttttcgCCGTCTTG AACATGTTGAAAGCAAGGTAAATACCCTTGAAGCAGAAAATGAACATCTGAGAAATGAAAATGTACACATCAAGCGCATTTTAAAGGAATATATTCTGTTACATGACCGGACAGATGGAGTTAGAGATAATAATGTTAATTTCCTTTCTTCAAATGACCATTCAAATCATACCATATTTAGTAAGGAAAATGCTACAAAAGAGGAGACCAGTACTTATTTTAGAACACAATTCGCCTTCAAGGAGACCAAGAGAGCTTCAATCATCAAGCGATTGCTATTAGATA CACCCACATCGACAACACCACCGATGAAAGTCGCCTTTGCAGCTGGCCTCTCAACGACTATTAACAGTCTAGGATCACACCAAGCTATCGAATATGATGAAGTTATTACGAATGAAGGAAACGCATATGACGCCCGCCATGGACACTTCATCGCTCCAATGAAAGGGATGTATTTAATATCAGCTACTATTACAGCAGCAACAGGAAAGTACGTTGCACTTGAGTTAGTAAAGAATGGACAGAGAACTGCTGTCATGTTTGCTGATTCTCGATCAGCTAGTCATTATTCGTCACAAAGTAGAACATTGCCATACGTTCTAGAGCAGGGTGATATGGTTTGGTTACGTACGTACCCTGGTTATAGTAGCCATGAACTTGAAGGATCAACACActcattttataattgttttgcaGCTGTTCTTCTTTTCTTAATGtga